In the genome of Vanacampus margaritifer isolate UIUO_Vmar chromosome 1, RoL_Vmar_1.0, whole genome shotgun sequence, one region contains:
- the pkig gene encoding cAMP-dependent protein kinase inhibitor gamma isoform X2 yields MMDVETSYSDFINCDRTGRRNAVPDLTGEGKAEASASDVAKDLAEMELKDAGEPQASPAPEAEGSTSQDAQGGGGPS; encoded by the exons ATGATGGACGTGGAGACGTCGTACTCGGACTTCATCAACTGTGATCGTACCGGCCGCAGGAACGCGGTGCCCGACCTCACGGGTGAGGGCAAAGCGGAGGCCAGCGCCAGTGACGTCGCCAAAGACTTGGCCGAGATGGAGTTAAAGGATGCAG GCGAGCCCCAGGCATCTCCGGCCCCCGAGGCCGAGGGTTCCACCAGTCAAGACGCCCAGGGAGGCGGAGGCCCGTCCTAA
- the LOC144054653 gene encoding uncharacterized protein LOC144054653, with product MLAITKVKYKEELCGAQEENELLRQLMDAFGKQPRVVLNRADVSEKYLCPERQEPEFPGVKEEEELEPLQVKEEEQPQPPNIKKEERLPPYIKEEEHFTELPVTGVHLKSEDECQYEENKGAESPSSNSRQQTKEDDEDHRGGSQADSMLAPISDGEDTLHSPQTDDYEQSDGDVTCHAASTWLKCCHCGKTFGCQSLLRRHMISHTGDRPFACSVCGKNFAENGILKRHTRTHTGEKPFACSVCGKNFAEKGHLAQHMITHTGEKPFACSVCGQNFAHKGSLNKHTRIHTGEKPFACSVCGKNFVQKGYLAGHMRTHTGEKPFACSVCGQNFAHKGDLVRHMRTHTGEKLFACSVCGQNFVQKGYLAGHMRTHTGEKPFACSVCGKNFAEKGNLAKHMRTHTGEKPFACSVCGQNFVQKGSLGRHMRTHTGEKPFACSICGQNFAEKGNLNTHTRIHTGEKPFACSVCGQHFAEKGNLANHMRIHTGEKPFACSVCGKKFVQKGTLAGHMRTHTGEKPFAC from the exons ATGTTGGCAATAACGAAAGTCAAGTACAAAGAGGAGCTGTGTGGCGCACAAGAAGAGAATGAGCTACTACGTCAACTGATGGACGCTTTTGGCAAGCAGCCTCgagttgtgttgaacagagcag acgtcagtgaaaaatacctttgtcctgagcggcaggagccagagttccctggtgtgaaagaggaggaggagttggagcctcttcaagttaaagaagaggagcagccacagcctcccaacataaaaaaagaggagcggctgccgccatacattaaagaggaggagcatttcacagagttgcccgtgactggtgtccatttgaagagtgaagatgaatgtcaatatgaagagaacaaaggggcggagtctccaagcagcaactcaagacaacaaacaaaagaagatgacgaggaccaccgtggaggatcacaagcagacagcaTGTTAGCTCCAATATCAGATGGTGAAGACACGTTACACTCTCCTCAAACCGATGACTATGAACAGTCTgacggtgatgtgacatgtcacgCTGCCAGCACATGGTTGAAATGCTGTCACTGTGGTAAAACTTTTGGCTGCCAGTCTCTATTGAGAAGACATATGATCAGCCACACTGGTGACAGACCTTTTgcatgttcagtttgtggtaaaaattttGCTGAGAATGGAATcttaaaaagacacacgagaacccacactggagagaagccttttgcctgctcagtttgtggtaaaaattttgctgagaagggacACTTAGCACAGCACATGATAacgcacactggagagaagccttttgcctgctcagtttgtggtcaaaattttgctcacaagggaagcttaaataaacacacaagaatccacactggagagaagccttttgcctgctcagtttgtggtaaaaattttGTTCAGAAGGGATACTTAGCAGGGcacatgagaacccacactggagagaagccttttgcctgctcagtttgtggtcaaaattttgctcacaagggagACTTGGTAAGGcacatgagaacccacactggagagaaactttttgcctgctcagtttgtggtcaaaattttgttcAGAAGGGATACTTAGCAGGGcacatgagaacccacactggagagaagccttttgcctgctcagtttgtggtaaaaattttgctgagaagggaaacttagcaaagcacatgagaacccacactggagagaagccttttgcctgctcagtttgtggtcaaaattttgttcAGAAGGGAAGCTTAGGAAGGcacatgagaacccacactggagaaaagccttttgcctgctcaatttgtggtcaaaattttgctgagaagggaaacttaaataCACAtacaagaatccacactggagagaagccttttgcctgctcagtttgtggtcaacattttgctgagaagggaaacttagCAAATCACATGAGAATTCACaccggagagaagccttttgcctgctcagtttgtggtaaaaaatttgtTCAGAAGGGAACCTTAGCAGGGcacatgagaacccacactggagagaagccttttgcctgctaa
- the LOC144054642 gene encoding uncharacterized protein LOC144054642: MLAITKVKYKEELCGAQEENELLRQLMDAFGKQPRVVLNRADVSEKYLCPERQEPEFPGVKEEEDLEPLQVKEEEQPEPPNIKKEERLPPYIREEEHFTELPVTGVHLKSEDECQYEENKGAESPSSNSRQQTTEDDEDHRGGSQADSMLAPISDGEDTLHSPQTDDYEQSDGDVTCHTASTWCKCCQCGKTFGCQSLLRRHMVSHTGDKPFACSVCGQNFAQKGFLKIHTRTHTGEKPFACSVCGQLFAQKGNLARHMRTHTGDKPFACSVCGQTFAQKGHLKIHTRIHTGEKPFACSVCGQILAHKESLKIHTRTHTGEKPFACSICGRNFAQRGHLKIHTRIHTGEKPFACSICGRNFAHKVSLNKHTRTHTGEKPFACSICGQIFAENASLKRHTRTHTGEKPFACSVCGQTFAQKGSLKDHTKIHTGEKPFACSICGRNFAHRVSLNKHTRTHTGKKPFACSVCGQTFAQKGSLKDHTTTHTGEKPFACSVCGKKFVQKGNLAKHMRTHTGEKPFACSVCGHNFARKANLNIHTRTHTGEKPFACSICGKNFAEKGNLNTHTRIHTGEKPFACSICGRNFAHKMSLNKHTRTHTGEKPFACSVCCQRFPSKAEAERHECAGENSRDE, from the exons ATGTTGGCAATAACGAAAGTCAAGTAcaaagaggagctttgtggCGCACAAGAAGAGAATGAGCTACTACGTCAACTGATGGACGCTTTTGGCAAGCAGCCTCgagttgtgttgaacagagcag ACGTCAGTGAAAAATACCTTTGTCCTGAGCGGCAggagccagagttccctggtgtgaaagaggaggaggacttggagcctcttcaagttaaagaagaggagcagccagagcctcccaacataaaaaaagaggagcggcTGCCGCCATACATTAGAGAGGAGGAGCATTTCACCGAGTTGCCCGTGACTGGTGTCCatttgaagagtgaagatgaatgtcaatatgaagagaacaaaggggcggagtctccaagcagcaactcaagacaacaaacaacagaagatgacgaggaccaccgtggaggatcacaagcagacagcaTGTTAGCTCCAATATCAGATGGTGAAGACACGTTACACTCTCCTCAAACCGATGACTATGAACAGTCTgacggtgatgtgacatgtcacactgcCAGCACATGGTGCAAATGCTGTCAGTGTGGTAAAACTTTTGGCTGCCAGTCTCTATTGAGAAGACATATGGTCAGCCACACTGGTGACAAACCTTTTgcatgttcagtttgtggtcaaaattttgctcaaaagggatttttaaaaatacacacgagaacccacactggagagaagccttttgcctgctcagtttgtggtcaattatttgctcagaagggaaacttagCACGCcacatgagaacccacactggagataagccttttgcctgctcagtttgtggtcaaacttttgctcagaagggacacttaaaaatacacacaagaatccacactggagagaagccttttgcctgttcagtttgtggtcaaatacTTGCTCACAAggaaagcttaaaaatacacacaagaacccacactggagagaagccttttgcctgctcaatttgtggtcGAAATTTTGCTCAAAGGggacacttaaaaatacacacaagaatccacactggagagaagccttttgcctgctcaatttgtggtcgaaattttgctcacaaggtaagcttaaataaacacacaagaacccacactggagagaagccttttgcctgctcaatttgtggtcaaatttttgctgaGAATGcaagcttaaaaagacacacgagaacccacactggagagaagccttttgcctgctcagtttgtggtcaaacttttgctcagaagggaagcttaaaagaCCACACGAaaatccacactggagagaagccttttgcctgctcaatttgtggtcGAAATTTTGCTCACAGGGTAAgcttaaataaacacacaagaacccacactggaaagaagccttttgcctgctcagtttgtggtcaaacttttgctcagaagggaagcttaaaagaCCACACGacaacccacactggagagaagccttttgcctgctcagtttgtggtaaaaaatttgttcagaagggaaacttagcaaagcacatgagaacccacactggagagaagccttttgcctgctcagtttgtggtcacaaTTTTGCTCGCAAGGCAAACTTAAatatacacacaagaacccacactggagagaagccttttgcctgctcaatttgtggtaaaaattttgctgagaagggaaacttaaatacacacacaagaatccacactggagagaagccttttgcctgctcaatttgtggtcgaaattttgctcacaagatgagcttaaataaacacacaagaacccacactggagagaagccttttgcctgctcagtttgttgtcaaagattcccaagtaaGGCTGAAGCTGAGAGGCACgagtgtgctggtgagaatagcagAGATGAATGA
- the LOC144060295 gene encoding glutamine--tRNA ligase-like, with translation MEQFGFNRVVTDAQCRCPQKNKVENEVKTKKEVVTLNVEVTGVEGKSLMEQLRGEALKFHKSGDKGNKHKMKYLVTPNTMDLLKMHLELFGGQIRTRFPPEPNGILHIGHAKAINFNFGYAKANNGICFLRYDDTNPEEEDEKYFTAIKDMVEWHGYTPYAVTHASDNFQQLYDLALELVRRGHAYVCHQKGEELKGHNTPPSPWRDRPIEESLVLFERMKKGMFSEGEVTLRMKTVMEDGKMDPVAYRIKYTPHHRTGDEWCIYPTYDYTHCLCDSIENITHSLCTKEFQARRSSYYWLCNALDVYCPVQWEYGRLNLTYTVVSKRKIIKLVESGVVR, from the exons ATGGAGCAGTTTGGCTTCAATAGAGTAGTGACGGACGCACAGTGTCGATGT CCCCagaaaaataaagttgagaATGAGGTGAAGACGAAAAAAGAGGTGGTGACACTTAATG TTGAGGTCACCGGTGTGGAGGGCAAATCACTAATGGAGCAGCTGAGGGGAGAAGCTCTGAAATTCCACAAATCAGGAGATAAAGGAAACAAGCACAAAATGAAATACT tggtTACCCCAAACACAATGGACTTGCTCAAAATGCACCTGGAGCTATTTGGTGGACAG ATTCGTACCCGTTTTCCTCCTGAGCCCAATGGTATCCTTCACATTGGGCACGCTAAAGCCATTAACTTTAATTTTGGTTATGCAAAG GCAAACAACGGAATTTGTTTCTTGAGATATGATGACACAAATccagaggaggaggacgaaAAATACTTCACTGCCATCAAGGACATGGTAGAGTGGCACG GCTACACACCGTACGCAGTCACGCACGCATCGGACAACTTCCAGCAACTCTACGATCTTGCACTTGAACTCGTTCGCAG GGGCCACGCGTATGTGTGCCACCAGAAGGGGGAGGAACTGAAGGGCCACAATACTCCTCCGTCACCATGGAGAGACCGTCCCATTGAAGAATCTCTGGTTTTGTTTGAGAGGATGAAAAAGGGGATGTTCTCTGAGGGCGAGGTCACACTCAGGATGAAGACCGTCATGGAGGATGGGAAAATGGACCCCGTGGCATACCGGATTAAATACACGCCACATCATCGAACCGGAGATGAATG GTGCATCTATCCCACTTATGACTACACCCACTGTTTGTGTGACTCCATTGAAAACATCACACATTCACTCTGCACCAAAGAGTTCCAGGCCAG GCGGTCATCATATTACTGGCTATGTAATGCTCTGGACGTGTACTGCCCTGTTCAGTGGGAATATGGCCGCCTGAACCTCACCTACACCGTGGTGTCTAAGAGGAAGATCATCAAATTGGTGGAGAGTGGAGTGGTCAggtaa